In Pseudothermotoga hypogea DSM 11164 = NBRC 106472, the following are encoded in one genomic region:
- a CDS encoding TetR/AcrR family transcriptional regulator gives MRRDPKRSDGKKTFSDLLRSALELFATRGYHGVSIPMISRRANVKPSTFYQYFSSKDAVYEKLIEEAFELFSDGMNNIDDSDSYRIVESFIRSYAKFFSNHFLHFRILHEAVYLKRNLRRKLEQILRSRVIEKLLPNADEKEVRVAGWFVTGPIRFAGIFKSLSGERVIEESTVRDFTEFIVNGVDPNDHVLDERVFNVDVKPLAVETSSTKAKLLQAAERLFGKYGYRNTMISDITKSAGVAAGTFYVYFESKESILEELVMSTNRNLRLTIASVIKNFTDRRDAEIAGYNAFLRFFLNHSNMYLVVRQAEFFNPNISRNYYDKIFASYLPPLNRAIELKMIKPLKPENLAIGLMGIGHFMGEDLVVYSKTSPDQIKDYLSLLSEYLLKGIQKKGEKESNRKK, from the coding sequence TTGAGAAGGGACCCAAAGCGATCCGATGGAAAGAAGACTTTCTCAGATCTGCTCAGATCCGCCCTGGAACTCTTTGCTACGCGTGGCTATCACGGCGTTTCTATCCCGATGATCTCCAGAAGGGCCAACGTCAAGCCGTCCACGTTCTACCAGTATTTCAGCAGCAAGGATGCAGTCTATGAAAAGTTGATAGAAGAAGCCTTTGAACTGTTCTCCGATGGTATGAACAACATCGACGACAGCGATTCGTACAGGATCGTGGAAAGCTTCATCAGATCGTATGCCAAATTCTTTTCCAACCACTTTCTGCATTTTCGGATATTGCACGAAGCCGTCTATCTGAAAAGGAACCTGAGAAGAAAACTGGAACAGATACTGAGATCGAGAGTCATTGAGAAACTCTTACCGAACGCAGATGAAAAAGAAGTGAGGGTAGCTGGTTGGTTCGTCACCGGTCCGATCAGGTTCGCGGGCATCTTCAAGTCGCTCTCAGGTGAAAGAGTGATCGAAGAATCCACGGTGAGAGACTTCACCGAATTCATCGTGAACGGTGTGGATCCAAACGATCACGTGCTGGACGAACGAGTTTTCAACGTCGATGTGAAACCGTTGGCGGTCGAGACCAGCTCGACGAAAGCGAAGTTGCTCCAAGCAGCGGAGAGACTCTTTGGGAAGTACGGCTATCGAAATACGATGATAAGTGATATCACCAAATCTGCCGGTGTCGCTGCGGGTACTTTCTATGTGTACTTCGAGAGCAAAGAGTCGATCCTCGAAGAACTCGTGATGTCCACAAACAGAAATCTGAGGCTCACGATAGCGAGCGTGATAAAGAACTTCACTGACAGACGTGATGCCGAAATAGCAGGTTACAACGCATTCTTAAGGTTTTTCTTGAATCATTCGAACATGTACTTGGTTGTCAGACAGGCTGAGTTCTTCAATCCGAACATTTCACGTAACTATTACGACAAGATCTTCGCCAGTTACCTTCCTCCGTTGAACAGGGCGATCGAGTTGAAGATGATAAAGCCCCTCAAGCCTGAGAACCTTGCCATCGGACTCATGGGTATTGGCCACTTCATGGGCGAAGACCTCGTTGTCTACAGCAAAACCTCTCCGGACCAGATCAAAGATTATCTTTCACTCCTCAGTGAGTATCTCCTCAAAGGAATACAAAAAAAAGGAGAAAAAGAAAGCAACAGAAAGAAATAG
- a CDS encoding 3-oxoacyl-ACP synthase → MQDHVGIAGIGTYLPKRYMTAKELASLTGIDEAVIVEKFGVKGKYVPGEEDTTSHMGVMAAREAIKNAGVDPSEIDVVIWNGAQHKDYPCWLACTKVAHEINATRAWAFDMEAMCGSMIVGLQVARSLMLSEKNVNTVLLVSGYRNVDLVNHKYKPTSFMFDIGASGAALVLKKNHGANVVLGVSSIVDGSFAEDCIVPVGGTKRWPIKTEDLNEYYFHLVDPEAFKEKLNRVTLNNFYFVIDDALRKSGLSRKDISYLAILHFKRSAHLEVLTQLGLREDQSFYLEDYGHMGQNDQVFSLQEGLKLGRIKDGDVVVLVGAGVGWTWNAAVVRWGRIREPISW, encoded by the coding sequence ATGCAAGATCACGTAGGTATAGCCGGTATCGGGACCTATCTTCCAAAGCGCTATATGACGGCCAAGGAGCTGGCCTCGCTCACTGGAATCGACGAAGCAGTCATCGTTGAGAAATTCGGTGTTAAGGGCAAATACGTTCCAGGCGAAGAAGACACGACGAGCCATATGGGTGTTATGGCTGCGAGAGAGGCCATAAAGAACGCAGGGGTCGATCCAAGCGAGATCGACGTGGTCATCTGGAACGGTGCGCAGCACAAAGATTATCCCTGCTGGCTTGCGTGCACGAAGGTCGCTCACGAGATCAACGCGACGAGGGCGTGGGCTTTCGACATGGAAGCCATGTGCGGTTCGATGATCGTTGGGCTTCAGGTGGCCAGATCGCTTATGCTCAGCGAGAAGAACGTGAACACGGTCTTGCTCGTGAGCGGGTATCGCAACGTCGATCTGGTCAACCACAAGTACAAACCGACTTCTTTCATGTTCGACATAGGCGCCAGTGGAGCGGCACTGGTGCTGAAAAAGAACCACGGTGCGAACGTTGTGCTGGGTGTTTCGAGCATCGTCGATGGATCGTTCGCCGAAGACTGTATCGTGCCGGTGGGGGGAACCAAGAGGTGGCCAATCAAGACAGAAGACCTCAATGAATACTATTTCCACCTGGTCGATCCTGAAGCTTTCAAAGAAAAGCTGAACAGGGTCACTCTGAACAACTTCTACTTCGTGATCGACGATGCTCTGAGAAAGAGTGGTCTTTCAAGGAAAGACATATCCTACCTCGCCATACTGCACTTCAAGAGATCGGCACACTTGGAAGTTCTAACGCAACTGGGTTTGAGGGAGGATCAATCTTTCTACCTCGAAGACTACGGTCACATGGGTCAGAACGATCAGGTCTTTTCTCTCCAGGAAGGTCTCAAGCTTGGTAGGATCAAAGACGGTGATGTGGTCGTTCTCGTGGGGGCGGGCGTGGGCTGGACCTGGAACGCCGCCGTCGTGAGGTGGGGAAGGATCAGAGAACCCATAAGTTGGTGA
- a CDS encoding B12-binding domain-containing radical SAM protein encodes MRRPRDARDLKEQNLVARSKAGERYVEKIETKGDLMVALVYPNGYELAASNLGFNLVWKYLNQLERVRCERFFFDESFERFYSIDSLTPIDQFAIWAFSFHFENDIVNIMKLLLRKSVPLRNVDRSQSHPIILFGGALCYTELPLLNVLADVILHGDIESMLPQLNEVLHPTGRSELLRAFAGLPFASVPILGKKCESVSHCADLDFFVPVSPLICRLGEFAHKLLVEIERGCIHRCAYCMTGKLKKPARFLSLERIASVSQKHDSVGLIASNVTDYPWLDELIDLLEESKVSVSVSSLRMDRLSERFLRFLRKHQKSFTVALESPSERIRAIMKKDLTEEQVEKAFQLAKKAGFEEIKVYFMFGFEEESEQDLMAIGDMAKHLLELGFKTVKLSINPLVPKRGTEFEKRAMQDEKILRQKMKIISSSLPVRAKVHFESLRHSRIQFFINSMDEDIAEELLMKVQQADSPERVINDVARAV; translated from the coding sequence TTGAGAAGACCACGTGATGCGAGAGATCTCAAGGAACAGAACCTCGTTGCGCGTTCGAAAGCGGGCGAGAGGTACGTTGAGAAGATAGAAACGAAGGGCGACCTGATGGTCGCCCTTGTTTATCCGAACGGTTACGAACTCGCCGCCTCGAACCTTGGCTTCAACCTCGTTTGGAAGTATTTGAATCAGCTGGAAAGGGTCCGCTGTGAACGCTTCTTTTTCGATGAGAGCTTTGAAAGGTTTTACTCCATTGACAGTCTAACGCCCATCGACCAGTTCGCTATTTGGGCTTTTTCTTTCCATTTTGAAAACGACATCGTGAACATCATGAAATTGCTCTTGCGAAAATCCGTGCCACTGAGAAACGTCGATCGTTCACAGTCACATCCGATCATACTGTTCGGTGGCGCACTCTGTTATACTGAGCTTCCCTTGCTCAACGTCCTTGCAGACGTGATACTCCACGGAGACATTGAATCCATGTTGCCTCAACTCAACGAAGTGCTCCATCCCACTGGCAGATCAGAGCTGCTGCGAGCCTTCGCTGGTCTTCCTTTCGCCAGCGTACCTATACTTGGGAAGAAATGCGAAAGTGTCTCCCACTGTGCCGATCTGGATTTCTTTGTTCCTGTGTCGCCATTGATCTGCAGACTTGGCGAGTTCGCGCACAAACTTCTTGTCGAAATAGAGAGAGGCTGCATTCACAGATGTGCTTACTGTATGACGGGGAAACTGAAAAAACCTGCGAGATTTTTGAGTCTCGAGAGAATCGCCAGCGTCTCACAGAAGCACGATTCGGTTGGTTTGATTGCTTCCAACGTGACGGATTATCCCTGGTTGGATGAACTCATTGATTTACTTGAAGAAAGCAAAGTTTCCGTCTCGGTTTCATCTCTCAGAATGGACCGGCTGAGTGAGCGTTTCTTGAGGTTCTTGAGGAAACACCAAAAAAGTTTCACAGTTGCTTTAGAGAGTCCAAGCGAAAGAATCAGAGCCATCATGAAAAAAGATTTGACAGAAGAACAGGTCGAGAAAGCGTTTCAGTTGGCGAAAAAAGCGGGCTTTGAGGAAATCAAAGTCTACTTCATGTTCGGTTTTGAGGAAGAATCCGAACAGGATCTGATGGCCATCGGGGACATGGCAAAGCACCTGCTCGAACTTGGTTTTAAAACAGTCAAACTCTCGATAAACCCTCTCGTACCAAAGCGTGGCACAGAGTTCGAGAAACGCGCCATGCAGGATGAAAAGATCCTGAGACAAAAAATGAAGATCATATCTTCATCCCTGCCAGTGAGAGCGAAAGTACATTTTGAAAGTCTCAGACACAGCAGAATTCAGTTTTTCATAAACAGTATGGACGAAGATATAGCAGAGGAACTCTTGATGAAAGTTCAGCAAGCTGATTCACCGGAGCGAGTCATCAACGATGTGGCGAGAGCGGTATAA
- a CDS encoding acetyl-CoA hydrolase/transferase family protein, which produces MVVKWEEVYKKKLVDIDKVLELVQSNSTIVVGMTPMEPKLFLRNLHRVADRVENVTVFTCLNMESYPFYMREEYSKSFQNASWYFGASNREAVKNRYGTVSYVPNNLHQAGTNLLDSRDVDIFVGVASPMDKNGFLTLSASVVYEKDVIEKAKKVVLEVNPKAPRTHGDTHVHISEVDYLIEVDYDLPEAELVEPADVESKIAQYVSELIEDGSTIQIGIGGIPNAVAKLLHSKKDLGVHTEMFTESMIDLFEMGVITNKKKTLWKGKFVCTFAFGTKRLYSFIDDNPSIMFLRGKYVNDPYVVAQNEKMVSINTALMVDLTGNVCSEALGTQHYSGTGGQLDTHRGAVKSKGGKGIIALRSTAKNGTVSTIVPLLPLGSPVTVPRQELDYVVTEWGVAHVRGKTIRERTLQLISIAHPDFRDVLTSEARKMGLI; this is translated from the coding sequence ATGGTTGTGAAGTGGGAAGAAGTTTACAAAAAGAAGTTGGTGGACATCGATAAGGTTCTGGAACTTGTTCAGAGTAACTCAACGATCGTCGTCGGTATGACTCCGATGGAACCCAAGCTCTTTCTGAGGAACCTTCACAGAGTCGCTGACAGAGTCGAGAACGTAACCGTGTTCACGTGTTTGAACATGGAGAGTTATCCCTTCTACATGAGAGAAGAATACAGCAAGAGCTTTCAAAACGCTTCTTGGTACTTCGGTGCCTCGAACAGGGAAGCTGTGAAGAACAGGTATGGAACGGTGAGTTACGTTCCGAACAATCTGCACCAGGCGGGAACGAATTTGTTAGACAGCAGAGACGTTGACATCTTCGTTGGTGTCGCTTCACCCATGGACAAAAACGGTTTCCTTACACTGTCTGCTTCTGTTGTTTACGAGAAGGACGTGATCGAGAAGGCAAAGAAAGTCGTGCTCGAAGTCAATCCGAAAGCCCCAAGAACGCATGGCGATACCCACGTGCACATCAGCGAGGTCGACTACTTGATCGAGGTTGACTACGATCTACCGGAAGCCGAGCTGGTTGAACCAGCGGATGTCGAGTCGAAGATCGCGCAGTACGTTAGCGAACTTATAGAGGATGGATCCACGATACAGATCGGAATAGGTGGTATCCCAAACGCCGTCGCAAAGCTTTTACACAGCAAGAAGGATCTCGGTGTGCATACAGAGATGTTCACCGAGTCCATGATCGATCTCTTTGAAATGGGGGTGATAACGAACAAGAAGAAAACTCTGTGGAAAGGCAAGTTCGTCTGTACGTTCGCCTTTGGAACCAAGAGACTCTACAGCTTCATCGACGATAACCCTTCGATCATGTTCCTTCGGGGCAAGTACGTGAACGATCCTTATGTGGTAGCCCAGAACGAGAAGATGGTCAGTATAAACACCGCGCTCATGGTAGACTTGACGGGTAACGTTTGTTCGGAAGCTTTGGGCACACAGCATTACAGTGGCACCGGTGGGCAGCTGGACACGCACCGTGGTGCTGTGAAAAGCAAAGGTGGTAAAGGTATCATCGCACTCAGGTCCACCGCTAAGAACGGAACAGTATCGACCATTGTGCCTCTACTACCACTCGGTTCTCCCGTGACAGTACCCAGACAGGAACTCGATTACGTTGTCACAGAGTGGGGCGTGGCGCACGTGAGGGGTAAAACCATCAGGGAGAGGACACTCCAGTTGATATCCATAGCTCATCCAGATTTCAGAGACGTGTTAACTTCGGAAGCGAGAAAGATGGGTCTAATCTGA
- a CDS encoding thioesterase family protein → MVKNLERLLGTSKTVDFTIDENLAWREDREMEILELASTSGLCAQVFHVGYDLIQPYLDEEEISVVVEANVRHLLPIRVGEAVAVGVKVIGVVENKIKLRGVVMKGEKKILEMEFVRAVISRNYLRRTALEKTT, encoded by the coding sequence ATGGTGAAAAACTTGGAACGGTTGCTCGGAACGAGCAAAACAGTTGATTTCACCATTGATGAAAACTTGGCGTGGCGTGAGGATCGAGAGATGGAGATTCTCGAACTTGCGAGTACGTCTGGACTCTGCGCTCAAGTTTTTCATGTGGGTTATGATTTGATACAACCGTATCTTGACGAAGAAGAAATTTCGGTGGTTGTAGAAGCAAACGTCAGGCACCTTTTGCCAATCAGAGTTGGCGAAGCCGTCGCGGTGGGTGTCAAAGTCATCGGAGTGGTTGAAAACAAGATCAAACTGCGTGGAGTCGTCATGAAAGGTGAGAAGAAAATTCTCGAGATGGAGTTTGTAAGGGCGGTCATCTCAAGAAATTATCTCAGGAGGACGGCCCTTGAGAAGACCACGTGA